From the genome of Lotus japonicus ecotype B-129 chromosome 6, LjGifu_v1.2, one region includes:
- the LOC130725909 gene encoding uncharacterized protein LOC130725909: protein MAVGAENVPPFIAAQLTHLLSHFPLNLKVEHAWSGDKYNSGAFDRFTLLIPYCLDFIKWDVIYNVDCPIAAPDVIFGAEDEDFHPFHMLPSGEGASLPSNCLSDWNYKDPTRLLVLIQFLRDQYVLYQRKRVEGVDDERLKFEVSTIVSREGIEMHRSSGFEKSEEVKFAVPLLDMNINKMVPGCPWRYPQRMHLQVVYPVGRKYLSAPSAPRLKLVSTSELKALFSIDDVKLPPWLDGMCLAEYLPNLEEYLEKQVLEAVSLIDVRRRFIEALAGPLGRPLEADPVFCRKATFLCTSGAFTFLAHFLIPTQFPKQQPTIMLQSSQHFNSQTTPIKSRLISDYPWSPRWEPSLMAERIGEFLADESLNFKRQCSEGQL, encoded by the exons ATGGCGGTTGGTGCAGAAAACGTGCCTCCGTTCATCGCCGCTCAGCTCACTCACCTCCTCTCTCACTTCCCTCTCAACCTCAAG GTTGAACACGCTTGGTCCGGCGACAAGTACAACTCCGGCGCCTTCGATCGCTTCACTCTCCTCATTCCCTATTGCCTCGACTTCATCAAGT GGGATGTGATATACAACGTGGATTGCCCAATCGCTGCACCTGATGTTATCTTCGGCGCCGAAGACGAAGATTTCCATCCCTTTCACATGCTCCCTTCCGGTGAAGGTGCTTCCCTGCCGAGTAACTGTTTGTCCGATTGGAACTACAAAGACCCTACGCGTCTCTTGGTTCTCATTCAATTTCTGAG AGATCAGTATGTGTTGTATCAGAGGAAACGTGTTGAAGGAGTTGATGATGAACGGTTGAAATTTGAAGTCAGCACAATTGTGTCCAGGGAG GGAATCGAAATGCATAGAAGTTCTGGTTTTGAGAAG TCAGAGGAGGTAAAATTTGCTGTGCCCCTACTGGACATGAACATAAACAAGATGGTGCCTGGCTGCCCCTGGAGATATCCCCAGAGAATGCACTTACAG GTTGTATATCCTGTTGGAAGAAAATATTTGTCTGCTCCTTCCGCTCCTCGCCTGAAGTTAGTATCTACTTCTGAGTTGAAGGCCTTATTTTCCATTGATGATGTCAAGCTACCTCCTTGGTTGGATGGGAT GTGCTTGGCAGAATATCTTCCGAATCTGGAAGAATATCTTGAGAAACAG GTCCTTGAGGCTGtgtcattaattgatgttagaAGGCGCTTCATTGAAGCATTGGCTGGTCCACTTGGAAGACCGCTTGAAGCTGATCCT GTCTTTTGCAGAAAGGCAACTTTTCTTTGTACATCTGGAGCTTTCACATTTCTG GCACACTTCCTAATTCCAACTCAGTTTCCAAAGCAGCAGCCGACCATTATGCTTCAAAGTTCACAG CATTTTAATTCACAAACGACACCGATAAAGTCACGTCTTATATCTGATTACCCATGGAGTCCGAGATGGGAACCATCACTGATGGCTGAGCGTATTGG TGAGTTTCTAGCagatgagtccttgaacttcaagAGGCAATGCAGCGAAGGTCAACTTTAG